The sequence AATACAGTCCCATTGCTCctataactctgccatctcgaaatttgcaaactgtgtgacacaacgttctactcaatacagcactgaacagtaactaagTCATACAACACTGAAACTTCCGGCACTTATACTTACACACAGgcgtgccaaccgcatttcgctcgaGCACACCACTGGTGTGAAActatgaatgttccagaattttttgaacagacctcgtacataaTAGCTGGTAGTTTGTACATTTGCCTTTCATTTTGAATCACTAATTTTAGACACACATATATTGCTTGATGACTCACTGTGATGATTGGACAGTATATAGTCTAGGTAATACGTAAGGTAACATTTGTAATGTTATTGCTCTTCAGAATTTGCCACTGTGAAGGAGACAGCGAAGTTCCACTCATTGCTCCCTGCTACTGTGCTGGGTCATTGCGATATGTTCACCAAGCTTGCCTCCAGCAATGGATCAAATCATCAGACATCCGTAGCTGTGAACTTTGCAAGTTTCAGTTTATCATGCAGAGCAAGATCAAGCCTTTCAGTGAGGTAACAAAAGATGAGCAAACTGTGTAATATTGTTTTGAGTAATAACTGATGCCCAATGTATTAATGCATTTTTCAAAAGGAAGTTCTTGTTATTGTATAGGCAAAGTATTTGATACTTTAGTTTTGTGTACATTACTGTTACTATAGTCTTTTCAAAACCTGAAAGTGATTTTCAATGTATAAAATTGTTGCTCTATGTGGTTCTTCATGTATTCTTGAGAAAAATTTTTATCAATAAACAGTAAATAATACTACCAATCATGATTTCAGATCTGATGACAGTATTAGTCAAAACTGAAGATTTATTGATATTCTGTAACATTAAGATTGACAAAATTGCCAGTAGAACCATGGTTTTAATTCTCACCAACTTCTTGGCAGTTGTGAAACCCAGTGCGTAAAGAAAATAATTGATTTACTGGCTTATTGTCTTACATATTTGGGATGGTGTTACTACCCCTTGTagcagtttttatttctttgtataATCTTGAATGTTTTGCAATCTGATTCAGCTGATTTTAAAGTAGCCTGTGGCATAACTTAATGTTTGTAGACGTTGGACAAAGTGACAGTCGAACAATATATTACTTTTGTACACCAAATGTACATCAATATGGCTGTGTGTCTAATTTTGTATGTTTCTTCCTACTTTCAGTGGGAAATGCTGGAAATGTCAGGAGTGGAAAGGAGAAAATTATTGTGCTCTGTCACATTCCATGCTGTAGCATTGACATGTGTCGTATGGTCACTATATGTGCTGATTGACCGTACAGCCGAAGAGGTGGGGCGAGGATCCCTGGAATGGCCTTTTTGGACAAAGCTGGTTGTTGTGGCTATTGGTTTTACAGGTGGCCTCGTTTTCATGTACATCCAGTGTAAGGCATACGCACACCTCTGTCGTCGTTGGCGTGCCTTCAATAGAGTTATATTTGTACAGAATGCACCGGAGAAAATGCCTTCTGGACCTGTGCAGTATACTGCACCACCCTTGGCCCGTGAGGAGTCTCTCTTCCTTTCGGAGGCATCTCACGTCTTAATGGAAGATGCTGTGTCAACAAACCAGGTCGGAGCTGAAAGGACTGAGCTCAGCAGTCCCAGCAGCAGTTGCCATGTTACATCACCTGCAGAAGCATTAGGTGCTCCAGAGGAGGCTGTCTCCCTTTGTGAAATTAGCCGTCTGCTTCAGGTGGAAGATGCTTCAGAGGTATGGCAATTATGATTTTGACTGCAAAATTTTGTGTTGCAGCTAAACTCTATTATACAATTGCAAATATTTTCTGAAGTACTTtaaatttttattcctgttgtgaagAGCCAACCAGAGGGTTAGCTGTGCTATGATGAGGTGGATAGATGTTGAGACAAACCCTTTTCTTAGTGGGCGATATCAGGTGTGCTGCCATGCTCTAGTGTATTAGCAAAGTGTATATGCACTGGGACAAcaaggaaatccaggaaaaacctgggaattttttcgtcCAGGAGAAAAACAGGATAAACTGGGGAAATTTTTAGAATTccgagaatttttcattgttttagttctcTGTTAGATTTTTatagttttgactggtaagaattgatgCTCTAACAAATTTTACTTTAGCTCgctactacagaataatactgcagcagtaaaataTAAATGATGGGGTAAAAACCAAACTAGCTcgccactgcagaataatactgcagtaatAAAACATAAATGATTGGGGGAAAAAAACCTTAGGTTGCAAAGAAAATAcactatttacaacaacaaaacacagtgcgcacacacaagtgtctgccaacagcaaaatgtgtcaaaggctttaggacgaagacaacacaatacaACTGCTTCCTATGATTGTGACATCACAACAGTTAACATTATGTTCATTTGAATTGCCAGCAGGCTCATGCACATACACAGTTGAGTCCCTTATGAGCAGTGTACCTTCCCCCGCTTCTGTCTACCTGAAGTGCGGCTATTAGCTGTATCCGCAGGAGcgacaagcagccagatgctacttGCAAAAAAATTTTCTGGCGTGCACAAGCTGCCAGATTTGCACATGCATAGAGCAGTCTCAGTTATCGTAGggagtgggtagtctccacgtgactctaatttacatttagtgattttactgTTTCCTCTTCATGTACAGCTCacacaccaaatgaaaacaaaacagatttctgtggctcagagctatcaagtgaattaaaatacattcacgtaattaTATTATGAAagcgaaagttgctactcaccatatagcggagatgctgagttgcagataggtacgacaaagagactctcacaattaaagcttttggctgtTGGCCTTCGTCAGCAATAGACAACAGGCACACACTcttacacaaatgcaactcacgcacgtgactgcagtctcgggcaaccACACTTCGAGCAGTAGTGCCAGTGCATGAttagagtggtgactgggtgggggtgaggagggggctggagtggggagggggagggatagtggtgaacagtgaagtgctgcatgtTAGACGGATGGCaggagagaggtggggaggggggtggaagtagcagaaaaggagagaaataaaaagacagtgTGTGATGGTGGAAttaaggctgtgtagtgctggaatgggaacagggaaggggctggatgggtgaggacagtgactaacgaaggttgaggccaggagggttacaggaacgtaggatgtactgcagggaaagttcccacctgtgcaattcaaaaaagatggtgttggtgggaaggatctatatGGTCATCTCAATGATTTGTTGCACAGCCTGTGCTAAAGAAAattggctttcattaatcttttccacaGAGGCATCAGTTTATGTGAAACACTGTTAGCTAGTGTCAACAGTTTTCTGAATTTGAAGTGCACCTGTTTAtctttggcatgtatggcactgtgCCATAAAAAAGAACCAAACATGGAATAATACAGTGCTGGTACACCTAGAATATTTGCATCccaaaagccacactgaaaagcttagtatCAGGTTGAGGCTACTTCTTTTTTATTCTCGATGTACGAATATGCacttaagctgaattatgcattttagtagatTTATGAAATTCtcatgctcttgcagtatcctctgatgtcctgttttgtTTGTGATGTAATGTAAGGTGTTTTAATGCTACAGGCAttcgaacatatgggcttcctgcgcaCGCACAGTAACGCTTGTTTTCTGGAGCTCTCTGACATCTACTGAAACAAATTTTAACAGGTTGTGGGAAAGTATTGTCAATGGTGGTTTGAAaaacattactttcaaagtaaatttaattttatgcaagatgaattttaTTATGTATGCGAGcatgctttgaatttcttaaatcacagagcatttgattcttatttaatgtttaacattttgagggccagccacttagaagaatttcgggCCTAGAAGACCAGATATTCATGTCATTGTTTgaaattttactgtcacatttatCTGATGTATCTTAGAGTGGAACACATGCAAAAGAGACCAATATCATTTGTGAAAGCTTAGCCTTTCATGTAGTGCATCAccatctcgatttcaatgcttcagaaactaaAATGCTGTGTTTGGTGTAATTCGAATACACACTTTCGTAATACAGAAATATGCAGCGTATCtgttgctgtacatcaaagatctttccaaaatgtgtgccccccccccccccccccccccccccccccccgaggttcATTTTCTAAAGAGCTGGGAAACTTTACGCCAGTGTATAAGACCTTAACTGTCAAGTTTTATGGCTCAGAGAGAAAATATACAGTCACGtaccatggaaaaagtgtatttttacctgggaaatagtgtatttttaactgggaaatccgggaatattttttttttcttttcgcgtatacaccctgataaGGCTCACTCACATATGTGGAACTTTGTCTGAGTCAACACATTATGTTTTCTTTAATACTTAGAACAACTTCATGGGACCTATTAATCGAAATGATAGGTGCATACTAACCCAGAACTAATTAAGAGAacagaaaatttttcaaaagttATTGCGTGCAGTTTGTCTCctatatttgtcatttactttggcAACCACCCATTTTAGACTAATGATTATTGCATTTGTTGAGGGGAAACTTTTTCCAAGTTGAGGATCTCAAAACAGTGTATGGAAATGTGAGGAAGCAATTTATAGAATTAAAACTCCTGCATTTGCTACACATATGCCTTCGGTATGAAGAAAACTGTTAGTGTTTGACTTCAACAGCTGCAGTAggggatgacgatgatgaagtcctatactccttgacagagcgtaggggacgatccggaagacccgcaccactgtactaggcaaggtcctaacagaggtggtttgccattgccttcctctgaccgtaatggggatgaatgatgatgatgatgatgatgatgatgatgatgatgaagacggcacaacaacacccagtcatctcgaggcaggtgaaaatccctggccccgccgggaatcaaacctgggaccccgtgctcaggaagtgagaacgcaaccgcgagaccagAAGCTGCGGACACAGTAGGGGAGATGATcagtaaaatttttgagaaaatcaaacactgaaaatttcaGGTTGGAATATAAGCAACATTaggaaaaggatatattgctactcattgtaaagatgaGTTGTTCCATTGCAGACGGACCaataaaaagactgttaaacattatagctttcagccaagtCTTCTTGAGAAACGAAAAAATGcacacattatagctttcagccaagtCTTCTTGAGAAACGAaaaaacgcgcacacacacacacacacacacacacacacacacacacacacaaccattacCACCGGCAGCTGGCTTTAGCCGAAAGCTATAatgtgcaacagtcttttcattgtgcctatcttcAGCTCGGCATTTCATCCCTATTGTTTAAATTTTATGAAAGGGAGATTTTGATAAAAGGCAGATTTATTATGTTTCCTTTTACACTGGAATGCGAAGTTCAGTTGAACACTACCCCTAAACTGGCTCAGAAAATGACATATTATTTTCATCAAAGATACTTAGTGGTGCACATGACACATTTTCTGGTATCATAAATAGAAATTGGAGTGAACGAACAGAGagggaatgaaattcaaaaacaccAGCCAGAATTTGTGCAATGTCCCTTCTCCATATGGGATTAGAATGCTTAACAATGCCTGTCTATACAGTTACAGCACTGTGCACTATTTAGTGTATCGTGTTGCAACGTATAAACATTAGATCTTCAGTTACTTGTATACTCCACCTCACAGGAAAACCCTTTCTGACCTTTATAGTAAAATTTGTTTTAGGAAAACTACCGCAATTCATGTTGTAATGATCTCTCCTCTTAAACTGAGGAAGAATTCTACATCTCTCCAAGTAGTCATGGAAGTGTTACTTTGATGAATTGTGTAGAGAGGACTCTGGAATGCATTTTGGCCCATTTTATGGTACAGATTTTCAAAACTTGGAGATGCATCAGCTGCTTCCACTGCGAGTTCAGTAGATATCAGTCAGCTCTTGATAATGTTATCCAGATGGAGGCAATGAAATACGAAATAACACCTCATTGTTTTTTTCCAGCATTAGGAAATCTTATGCCGCCACTTGAAGCTTTAATATACGGAGTCAGTTTCACAGCTGAGGTTTTTGTTGATGGCTACCAGCATTTCTAAACTCTTTCATAGTTGATCAGTACTTCTACTATAGAGATGAGAATTTCCTTTCAGATTGTTGTGATGAAATATTAGCTGTAAAGAACATGGTCCATTGTTATTTGTAGtagaattttcaatcttttgtgaaTCTGGAATTGACTCTGGAAACTGCAGAAAATTAGTTTTTATTGACTCTTTGAAAATTGAAGTAGTTGACAAAGAGGACTGGGACAAATTTTGTGTTGTAAAATAGCAGTAGGCTTCAATATTACTCGTTCTTATTATACATACACAAATGTTTCTGTAAATTGGTTCTTCTATAAGTAGAAATTCAATAGTGCTAAATAAGACTTTCTCTTCGCTCcatggacctctgggttatgggcccagcacgcttccactgtgcAACTCTGCTCCAGTGAAacaccctgctaaacccgcaggacaggacaggtagttggaattgtggaaaggggccaaaataagtggctgtcagttacactcgaacacatataactttaattatttgaccaaacattacagtacaaattcttgaacttgggcacaaccactttaatttaatttaaaaaaaagagagaaaaaacagctaaaagccattaactcaaaattcagacatgcctaaagaaaatatttagagggcagaaggcctcacattaagtaagttctacaatttggctgaaggcccaaaatctaACACTTAAAAAGCAACAACTTAAATTTAAAGACggttgaaggcccatgatttaagactcaaggtaaaaattaaattaaaaaaaaaaaaaaacacaaggccaaaggccttatcttcaattaggacAAAGGACCCAAACAATCTaatacttgacaagcaaggaactttaattttaaaatggctgaaggcccatgacttaaaacaccactaaaaacaattcaactttaattcaaaaccatcagctatgagccatacaaatacacacaacagaaaataagaaaaggcagtgcaggtAACGATGCTCAGAAGTTTCAGGGGTCGGCCACCACTTGAAATACTAAcaatcacttaggtgagacaggcagtcagcccaaccattctcgatccgacaacACCCCAACCAACAGATAGTCAACGGACCCACTAACAAGGTAACTTGCaatccactcgaccagcacacaaccgggagttcaatgcaaaacgtgaaaggcatggacgcccacaaccagtcatacattaagctgtcaaactacacaccgtgctggacagcgacaacgtggtgaagaaaggacactgcctgaatttacgtcaacggccagatgcaggtaaccggaacgttaatggccacaaggcagaaaatgctGCTGGTACagttcaattgcaaataaccagaTGCAGTTAGACTCCACCAGATGgaggctaaaccttcgccaactcgaacacatatgttgttgctcgcgggaatgtcccaacagccaacaacaagAACCAGACAGCACAATGTGAACAATCTTGACTTAACAGATAAATtaaaatccaaactcaactttcgtgtccagggtcagtgagccacatacctcgtagcaatgggaacaaccCCCCACACTCCAACACCGCATAGAGGCCTCCAGTAACAttatataggcctcagctgaagatttgttcagacaaaagctgaatttcaaaGCTGCatgttgttcctcgcgtgttacctgcATTGCAGCGGTAGGTGATACTGAACATGTCTAaacttgcctgcctctcacaggtaggaaccaggagtcccaacaatttGTCGGCCCAACAATTTGTCAACAATTGTAGTACCAAAAATGTTCACCAACACTACTTTTcagactgatagagttgttggtgaATGGTTTCTCATTACCAGTACAGTTGACTGCTTCTCTCAGTTGGTAATTTTTCTTAAAGACATCGCCAGTTTCCTTTCACACCTTCCCCAATCCTATCTTTTGCTCTTTCtctaattacattgttgttgacaggatgttaaatCCTCCCTTTTAGCCAGTAGTTTGCATTTATGTTATTAAAGAAGAGCACACTTTTGTGGCACATACTTTTTGAGAAGAGATGAGCAATTCAATGAAAAATGGAAGTGTCATATTAGAATACTGAGTTCTGTACTTCTATGTATGGTGTAAGTGTGGTAATGCACAAATAATTCACAGGAGAAAGGGTGTGGTGACAAAGACCTGTCTCTGTAACTGAGTGGTCAGAGTGGCTGACAGCCATGCAGGAGAcacaggttcgattccaggctgggtcggaaattttctccactgagagactgggtattgtgttgtcctcatcatcatttcatcatcatcgacacacaagtcgctgaCGTGGCGTCAACTAAAACGATTTGCACTAGGCGGCTGAGCTACTCCAGATGGAGTGtcctggccaataatgccatacaatcatttcatttctatcttttttttttctttaccttaGGATCCTGGACGATCTACAGCAACACCAGCTGTAGCATCCCTTAGTGCCAGCAGCAGTGAGGAATCATTCCCTTCACCATCGACACAACTTCTGAAGATGCCGGTGTCTCCAGAGCGAGCAGCGCGGGGAAGGACAGCTACCGGTCCACAGGGTCGATCACTTGGCtcacagtctccactccttcatgACGATGGCAGTGGTGCCAGTGGATGCCAGTGAAGACTGCCAGTGCTAGTCTAACAAAATTTCATATCCAGTAACAAGTCACTTATGTGAGTTAATTCTTTTAAAGAAACTGTGGAAGTGTCCTCTGAATTTCTTTTGTGTGCATCACAGCAATGTGTCAAAAAAAAATTACGAAGTCCTCCAGGCCAGTGTATAAGCAGGAGACATTGGTGTAACTGATTTGCCTTTTTAAATCGTGCCTGAGTCgtattatatataattattgtcTGTTGTTAATTGTTTGTAGTCCGCAGTACTcctctttaaattttcagaaatttgtatCTGTTGTAGAAATTATAACATTGAGTTATATGTAAGCAGAGTGAGAAGGTGGGAAATGTAGGTTAAACTTGTATGCAAAATGAGGTGCTAATAATAAGTTGTCATATATTAGAAATCGCAAGAGTAAAAGACTTGTGGCTGGGAAGCACACGCGACTACAATGAGGCCTAAATCTGACATTTTACTGACATATTTATTACTTTGTCAGGCACAAATCAAAATgttccaacaacaaaaataaaattatctgaaAATATTTCCAGCTCAGATTATCTTCAATCAGTCATAGCAATCCCACTGCTGATAACACAATCATGTCTTAAGTTATTAAATAGTTAAGAAAAATATTCTGAATGTAAACTCTGAAAGTCCTGTCAAAGTCACCATTTATTGTAACCAGTAGTGAGTAAACATTTCACAATCGCAGAAATTGTCTCCTCGAAGCCACGGCATTGTTGTGATGAAATAAAGATTGATTAATATCTTTCGTGCTGTCCTGAAGCAAGTTTCAGATGATGTTCATTAACAGCTGATTAGAAAATCaggtagtcatcatcatcatcatttattgccttatcgggcctttaaggcctacagcaagaagaacaaaaaggaaaagtaaagacaaaaagacttacaaaagtactctatacagtagtaaaagttacatatgtacattacagcttaaagaaaaaacgaaaaaataaacagggcattcaatcaaaggtttaaaaggcaagagggatacattacagaaacaaaaaaaacaaaaaaaaacacacacgcagtgtctgtcaattacacgagaggagggggctgttgcagatggcagtccatctcatccggtcgttggcgtcctcctccacggctgctggttccacttcttttaggatcgttgttatcctatccttccatcgagttcttgggcgtcctctagggcgttttcctgtgggttgagagtggaggactctgtttggaagggatccgtctgcccgtaggatgtggccaaaccattggagtctcttctgcgccaatattcgtccaatgtgtggctttccataccgctggtataaatcttctttttttcttcgttcccatttaccttccatggcattgtagatgggtccatatatcttccgaagtaccttcctttcaaatgcacatattgcttcttctgctgttgctgatgttgcccaagtttcacagccgtataaaagtactggtctcaccagtgtcgtgtataggtggatcttgttcttctgcgatatcagccgagatctgaaaagattgttcaggctaaagaacatgcgattagcatttgttatacgttgctgtacttctttcgttacttcacttctatttgttagtatggagcccaggtacttgaactcttcaactcgttcgaaggtatgcctgtcgacatcaatggaaggagggagatctcggcggcgtgatacaacaagatatttagttttttcctcgttcaccaccagcccaattttctctgcattgtggaggaatcgggaagtatccctgcgtacttgctctagagtgtcgccaaggatcacaacatcatcagcaaatgccaagattgtgtctgctcccaccatctccatctctctggttcgacaagtgtcacggcttactttttccagggccaaattgaataatattggcgccaatggatctccttgtctcaatccattttgtatactgaatgatggtgatagttgattaccaaaccgcacttgggccgtagactgagagtagcaagcagcaattaagcggatgtattttgatgggatgccaagttcctctaacgtttcccataacgtggcgcggtcaatgctgtcataagcttgtcgaaaatcgatgaagatgaggtgtagatccttattgaattcgtagaatttttctatcaactgcctcagagtaaatatgtgatcaattgtcgatcgtccagcaacgaacccacattgataggtccctacaattccttcagccagtggtttcatgcggtttagtagcagtgttgtaaaaactttgtagccaatttcaagtaacgaaatccctcggtagttggatacatgggtagcatctcccttcttgaatatgggacatatgattgctcccttccattcctcaggaataacttctgcttcccagatggtagaaattaatcgtttcaaagcacccaccagtgtttcccctcccaagcgaagcatctcagctgtgataccactacctcctggagccttgttgttcttgagtgcttttagggcaacactgatttcttcctcagatggttcagggacttcaactctgtcaaaacgggcatccgtctgtgttgtccctactggtgggttgtcgggattcaataggttttcaaaatgttttttaaatagggttgcttgctcttctggcggtacaacttc comes from Schistocerca piceifrons isolate TAMUIC-IGC-003096 chromosome 8, iqSchPice1.1, whole genome shotgun sequence and encodes:
- the LOC124711718 gene encoding E3 ubiquitin-protein ligase MARCHF8, which encodes MPLQQISVSPLDWVKDAGHTGRQNRDWKVQEPVFTTSSPNPPERCSSHASSLSNNHDICRICHCEGDSEVPLIAPCYCAGSLRYVHQACLQQWIKSSDIRSCELCKFQFIMQSKIKPFSEWEMLEMSGVERRKLLCSVTFHAVALTCVVWSLYVLIDRTAEEVGRGSLEWPFWTKLVVVAIGFTGGLVFMYIQCKAYAHLCRRWRAFNRVIFVQNAPEKMPSGPVQYTAPPLAREESLFLSEASHVLMEDAVSTNQVGAERTELSSPSSSCHVTSPAEALGAPEEAVSLCEISRLLQVEDASEDPGRSTATPAVASLSASSSEESFPSPSTQLLKMPVSPERAARGRTATGPQGRSLGSQSPLLHDDGSGASGCQ